Proteins found in one Syngnathus acus chromosome 9, fSynAcu1.2, whole genome shotgun sequence genomic segment:
- the arhgap25 gene encoding rho GTPase-activating protein 25 isoform X2 produces MERPLKSGWLKKQQKSLVKNWHQRYFVLRGSTLTYHKDDRETTILGFIQLQFSKVNELPSNSDEPGKFIFEIIPGTSADKERCLHVFMASSQTDMDEWVRTLRRVIGVQSGVFGKSLKDTAMYEQRFGPQMVPILVQKCVEFIKEHGLNEEGIFRLPGQDNSVKQFRNAFDAGERPSFPSDTDVHTVASLLKLYLRELPEPVVPWTQYQDFLDCISALDSTNEEVTKKLEKQIALLPRLNYNLLSYVCRFLFEVQLNSKVNKMNVENLATVMGINLLKPQLEDPISVMEATPHIQKLMTVMIRQHETLFPLCNDVPPSPPSNKAENQKNSPRNFVGWGSTEMGETSFSESPNVEENDSHAPLRGNFSAPDVLQDSMLCSDNWSGSPRKRTQTLPTFNCPLTGMAARAGAINHWSRLHEQVQDKSGTLSEDIFKILDLRTSGSFLKGLPTRIKEGDVKSRAQDKTYNTASTTSNSKTIDSDSKPAQAQTSVERLEQSPLSQEVNNRTEETRDNQQCLDSMQQEMKELRATVIELQSTLEAEHRRVEALEICLRNAERSRDEAQRRNEELQRDIQQFLSRKPQTPT; encoded by the exons ATGGAGAGGCCTTTGAAATCTGGCTGGCTCAAGAAACAGCAAAAGTCTCTCGTGAAGAACTGGCACCAGCGCTACTTTGTGCTGAGGGGGAGCACTTTGACCTACCACAAAGATGACCGTGAAACGACCATCCTG GGCTTTATCCAGCTTCAGTTCAGCAAGGTCAATGAACTCCCCTCAAACTCAGATGAGCCTGGAAAGTTCATCTTTGAAATCATACCAG GTACAAGTGCAGATAAAGAGCGATGTCTGCACGTGTTCATGGCCAGCTCACAAACTGATATGGATGAGTGGGTCCGAACCCTGCGCAGAGTCATCGGTGTTCAAAGTGGAG TGTTTGGAAAAAGTCTGAAGGACACAGCAATGTATGAGCAACGTTTTGGACCGCAGATGGTGCCCATACTGGTGCAGAAGTGTGTGGAGTTTATCAAAGAACATGGTCTAAATGAGGAGGGCATCTTCCGCCTCCCTGGTCAAGACAACAGCGTCAAACAATTCAGAAACGCCTTTGACGCAGGAGAGAGGCCATCCTTCCCCAG TGACACAGATGTCCACACAGTGGCGTCACTGCTCAAGTTGTACTTGCGTGAGCTGCCCGAGCCTGTGGTGCCATGGACTCAGTATCAAGACTTTTTGGACTGCATCAGCGCGCTGGATTCTACCAATGAAGAA GTTACAAAAAAGTTAGAGAAACAGATTGCCCTTCTCCCTAGACTCAACTACAACCTGCTAAGTTATGTCTGCCG GTTCTTATTTGAGGTTCAGCTGAACTCTAAAGTCAACAAAATGAATGTGGAGAACCTGGCCACAGTGATGGGGATCAACCTGCTCAAACCACAGTTAGAAGACCCCATCTCAGTCATGGAGG cAACTCCTCACATCCAGAAGTTGATGACGGTGATGATCCGACAACACGAGACTTTGTTTCCACTATGTAACGACGtgcctccctcccctccttccAACAAAGCCGAGAACCAGAAGAACTCGCCTCGCAACTTTGTTGGCTGGGGATCTACTGAG ATGGGCGAAACTTCATTCTCTGAGTCTCCCaatgtggaagaaaatgacagTCATGCTCCTCTGAGAGGAAACTTCAGTGCTCCTGATGTCCTGCAAGATTCCATGTTGTGTTCTGACAACTGGTCTGGGAGCCCCCGCAAACGCACCCAAACTCTGCCTACTTTCAACTGCCCCCTCACGGGGATGGCGGCAAGGGCTGGTGCCATCAACCACTGGAGTCGCCTGCATGAACAAGTGCAAGACAAGAGTGGGACGTTGTCAGAGGACATCTTTAAGATTCTAGATCTCCGCACTTCAGGATCTTTTCTAAAAGGCTTACCAACCAGAATCAAGGAGGGAGACGTAAAGTCCCGAGCGCAAGACAAAACGTATAACACTGCTTCCACTACTTCTAACTCCAAAACAATTGACAGTGACTCGAAGCCTGCTCAGGCCCAAACGAGTGTTGAGCGCTTGGAACAGAGTCCTTTAAGTCAGGAGGTCAACAATAGGACTGAAGAGACGAGAGACAACCAGCAGTGTCTTGACAG TATGCAGCAGGAAATGAAGGAGCTGAGGGCCACTGTGATTGAACTTCAGTCTACTCTGGAGGCAGAGCATCGCCGTGTGGAAGCTTTGGAAATATGCCTCAGAAATGCAGAACGAAGCCGAGATGAAGCTCAGAGACGAAATGAAGAACTGCAACGGGATATTCAGCAATTTCTCAGTCGAAAACCCCAAACTCCCACTTAA
- the arhgap25 gene encoding rho GTPase-activating protein 25 isoform X1 has protein sequence MSLKLPRNWDFSTFKVETARIARSKSLLTGEGSSGPTPGSQRSFKSMERPLKSGWLKKQQKSLVKNWHQRYFVLRGSTLTYHKDDRETTILGFIQLQFSKVNELPSNSDEPGKFIFEIIPGTSADKERCLHVFMASSQTDMDEWVRTLRRVIGVQSGVFGKSLKDTAMYEQRFGPQMVPILVQKCVEFIKEHGLNEEGIFRLPGQDNSVKQFRNAFDAGERPSFPSDTDVHTVASLLKLYLRELPEPVVPWTQYQDFLDCISALDSTNEEVTKKLEKQIALLPRLNYNLLSYVCRFLFEVQLNSKVNKMNVENLATVMGINLLKPQLEDPISVMEATPHIQKLMTVMIRQHETLFPLCNDVPPSPPSNKAENQKNSPRNFVGWGSTEMGETSFSESPNVEENDSHAPLRGNFSAPDVLQDSMLCSDNWSGSPRKRTQTLPTFNCPLTGMAARAGAINHWSRLHEQVQDKSGTLSEDIFKILDLRTSGSFLKGLPTRIKEGDVKSRAQDKTYNTASTTSNSKTIDSDSKPAQAQTSVERLEQSPLSQEVNNRTEETRDNQQCLDSMQQEMKELRATVIELQSTLEAEHRRVEALEICLRNAERSRDEAQRRNEELQRDIQQFLSRKPQTPT, from the exons ATGTCTTTGAAACTACCTCGCAACTGGGATTTCAGCACCTTCAAAGTTGAGACAGCTCGCATTG CGCGTTCTAAGAGCTTACTAACTGGTGAGGGGAGTTCAGGTCCAACTCCAGGCTCACAACGCTCCTTCAAGTCCATGGAGAGGCCTTTGAAATCTGGCTGGCTCAAGAAACAGCAAAAGTCTCTCGTGAAGAACTGGCACCAGCGCTACTTTGTGCTGAGGGGGAGCACTTTGACCTACCACAAAGATGACCGTGAAACGACCATCCTG GGCTTTATCCAGCTTCAGTTCAGCAAGGTCAATGAACTCCCCTCAAACTCAGATGAGCCTGGAAAGTTCATCTTTGAAATCATACCAG GTACAAGTGCAGATAAAGAGCGATGTCTGCACGTGTTCATGGCCAGCTCACAAACTGATATGGATGAGTGGGTCCGAACCCTGCGCAGAGTCATCGGTGTTCAAAGTGGAG TGTTTGGAAAAAGTCTGAAGGACACAGCAATGTATGAGCAACGTTTTGGACCGCAGATGGTGCCCATACTGGTGCAGAAGTGTGTGGAGTTTATCAAAGAACATGGTCTAAATGAGGAGGGCATCTTCCGCCTCCCTGGTCAAGACAACAGCGTCAAACAATTCAGAAACGCCTTTGACGCAGGAGAGAGGCCATCCTTCCCCAG TGACACAGATGTCCACACAGTGGCGTCACTGCTCAAGTTGTACTTGCGTGAGCTGCCCGAGCCTGTGGTGCCATGGACTCAGTATCAAGACTTTTTGGACTGCATCAGCGCGCTGGATTCTACCAATGAAGAA GTTACAAAAAAGTTAGAGAAACAGATTGCCCTTCTCCCTAGACTCAACTACAACCTGCTAAGTTATGTCTGCCG GTTCTTATTTGAGGTTCAGCTGAACTCTAAAGTCAACAAAATGAATGTGGAGAACCTGGCCACAGTGATGGGGATCAACCTGCTCAAACCACAGTTAGAAGACCCCATCTCAGTCATGGAGG cAACTCCTCACATCCAGAAGTTGATGACGGTGATGATCCGACAACACGAGACTTTGTTTCCACTATGTAACGACGtgcctccctcccctccttccAACAAAGCCGAGAACCAGAAGAACTCGCCTCGCAACTTTGTTGGCTGGGGATCTACTGAG ATGGGCGAAACTTCATTCTCTGAGTCTCCCaatgtggaagaaaatgacagTCATGCTCCTCTGAGAGGAAACTTCAGTGCTCCTGATGTCCTGCAAGATTCCATGTTGTGTTCTGACAACTGGTCTGGGAGCCCCCGCAAACGCACCCAAACTCTGCCTACTTTCAACTGCCCCCTCACGGGGATGGCGGCAAGGGCTGGTGCCATCAACCACTGGAGTCGCCTGCATGAACAAGTGCAAGACAAGAGTGGGACGTTGTCAGAGGACATCTTTAAGATTCTAGATCTCCGCACTTCAGGATCTTTTCTAAAAGGCTTACCAACCAGAATCAAGGAGGGAGACGTAAAGTCCCGAGCGCAAGACAAAACGTATAACACTGCTTCCACTACTTCTAACTCCAAAACAATTGACAGTGACTCGAAGCCTGCTCAGGCCCAAACGAGTGTTGAGCGCTTGGAACAGAGTCCTTTAAGTCAGGAGGTCAACAATAGGACTGAAGAGACGAGAGACAACCAGCAGTGTCTTGACAG TATGCAGCAGGAAATGAAGGAGCTGAGGGCCACTGTGATTGAACTTCAGTCTACTCTGGAGGCAGAGCATCGCCGTGTGGAAGCTTTGGAAATATGCCTCAGAAATGCAGAACGAAGCCGAGATGAAGCTCAGAGACGAAATGAAGAACTGCAACGGGATATTCAGCAATTTCTCAGTCGAAAACCCCAAACTCCCACTTAA